AGTGGTCTCTCTGGTGACCCTCATGCTGGACACTGGACTGCCTTGCTTCAGAGGACAAACCATTAAACTCCTCAAGTAAGTCCAACagtacaatgtgtgtgtgtgtgtgtgtgtgtgtgtgtgtgtgaaaagtgggattttttcatcCTTATCAAACAGCTGAAGGCGAAATAACAGGAACGGGAAGTGAGGAGGGATATGTCGTGGAAAAAGGGTGGTGTCACTTTAACACTAAGTAACTGCAGAATACGAGTGAGTTAAACCTGTGACTCCCACATGAAGAACCTGTGCTACAGCCTGCCAGCAGGAGGCGCCTACAGCACAGCTCTATGCACAGTGAAGCTCTGTGTGTAACAGCAGCCGTGAAGCTGTTAGATTTCATTCTTAGTGGTATTTAACAGCTCGGAAATAGTCTTAAATTGAACTTGAAGCTGCTGCACCTGTGATCACGctttaaatatgaatgtgtatgtttttttgtttccatcagAGGACGATTTAATCCACAAATGAGTGAGAAAGAAGCAGCGGCCTTCATGATCAAAGTCATCCAGAGCTGTTTCCTGAGCAGCAGGTGAGAGAAATGACATTTATCAACATCATGCaaaatgatatgaaaacatttatgaGCTATAATGTTGCTGTGAAGTACATGTTGGATCATCAGCTAAAGATTTTACGTGAACGTGTTTTCAACAGGAGCAAAACGTACGACATGCTGCAGTATTACCAGAACCAAATTCCTTACTGAGGATCTTCCACCGGACTCCTACTGTACGTCCAACACTAACGTCCCTACACAAGCAATGCAAAACCTCCTTGTGGATGATTTGAAcacggtggtggtggtggatgcACCTTGCAGACAGCCCAGGCTGAtctgtatacacacagacaataatGTGGCACtttgattttactgtaaatCAGATTTTATATCAAACACCTGAGTTTTAAAGCAGTTCTTGATTTAACTTGAGAGTAAAGGACGATGTTTGACTTTAACCAAAAGAGGTATTGGAATCACCCTTTAAGTATTTTCTTCTTGATGCTGTTATTTGTTACTCAAACATTAACTAAACTATCACATTAGAGGAAGATGGCCATAACAGGAGCCATATAATCATTGTTATCGTTCTGTTACTATGCTGTTATCCACTTTTATGCACTTTATAGATCACAGTATTTCCTTGGCGTCACCTGCCTATGATCAAGAGCTTAAACAgagattaaaagttaaaattgTGCAGTTTAAAATCAActaataaattacatttcagtcCTTTTGATTTAGTAGAACACAAGCCAGTGTCAGATAGATCAGAAATTTAATGCAGGAACCAATCAGCGTTTAATCTAGCAGTAGTCTTTAGAGATGTAAAGGTATTTAGAGAATCCGAGTTAATCATGCTGTAGTCTTTACTGTAGAATATTTACTGTAGAACCACATCGAGATCTGAGCTGTTTTCCTGTGATTTCCATGGAACTTGTAGAATTACATGTGAGGAACATATTTATcagaagattttaaaaaacttttaacTGTGCTACTTTGATGCTTATCCTCAAAGTCGGTCATGTTACACCTCAGCTGTCAGCGTTTAGGTCAGACCTGTTAAACAGAGGTTAATATTTTACCGCTGCAGGAACTTGGTGACCCAGAACATGAACTTTAGGAACCAGTCAGGCTTTGATGCTGCAGGTCCTGTCCTcatgtttccactgtgttttacaaactgaaatgttttgcGACAGCAGGAAAAATGCTGTTCTGTTTATACAGTGTACAacacagctccctctgaagACACTAAAGGCTTTATAATacaactttttaaatcttttaatttgactttaaatGAATCTTTTCCTCTGAATGGATCATATTTCATCGTCTCACTGGTTCTGTTCACTGATTGAATGCAGGGCTGTTTCCACTCTGAGCTCTGCTTTAACAGTCGTGTTGTAAGCACAAGCATCTGAATTCCTTCCCACGCGTATCTGGAACTTGTGTTTTAGTGTAACACCTCCTGAGCAGCGCTGAATTTAATCTCCAGAGCAATAAAATCgatgaaataaaagcagaacCTGTGACGGTGGCTGCAGGTGATGTTACAGGTCGTTAAgttcctgcagtggaaaagTCAGATCAGATACAGAGTCAGGGTAGACCAGCTCTACATCACAGCCCGCATGTCTCAAATACACAGTGAGATGTCCAGTATTTTTGTCCCGTGTCAGAATACAGGTGTTCTACATGTATGCAGACcctttacagtgtgtgtaacCCTGTGTGGAAACATTCCTCTCTGAGTGTGTGCGTTATATCAGACCTTCATCTTTCTGTTACCGAAGCAGATGGTGATGATTGCACCTAAAAAGCCATGGTAGAAACACAGCTGTAGTAATActtgacaagaaaaacaacctAACTTTATGCAATATATTCCTGTATATtgattctgtgtttgtgtgttgtgtttgacaAATGAAACTGCTCTAATTCCCTCCATCCTGATCCCTGTGTGAGAAGTGTTTTATGTTGCAGCTGTCCTTACATACCCGAGGGGTGAACCTGAAgtatttaaatacacacacgtacattgTTTAATGGCTTACACAGCGATTGCGATCAGTTCTTGATGAAGCCATTTTTAATGCAGTTGACTTTACTGAGttgctgttattttaaatatgttagTCATCCCTTATGTCCTCTGTTACCTGTGAACCACAAGTGTTGGTCAGTATGTAATATACAGtttaccgtgtgtgtgtgtgtgtgtgtgtgtgtgtgtggtttttgtttgtatttgctcagtttgtggcGACATCATTGCCGTGTTCAGATGAAGCTCACATCTGTtattctgactgtgtgtgaaaactCCAGATtaaatgtgtgtacatttcatcagtttcaGGCTGcttatgtgttttttctctttatgcCTCCATGTTGGTGACAGTCGTGGTTGAAGGCAGTAAGTTTTCAGGCTGTCGAAATTCTCAATATTTGgaacaaacattcacttggactcaagaaTGAACTGTGCGAAATGTGACTCACTATTACAAAGTGATACGAGATATGGGatgggccagggctagctggttagcatgctaacttcagtgctttccacagctggaCACAGCTCTTGGCGAAtaaaggaattaagtttgatgctgaatttacagcgtttcttctagactggtaagtaaacagctgtgaatgctaatgttagctatttagcaatagcaaaaacttaacATAATTTGGCAGAAAGtggtaagaaaaaaattaaacatccCTTAATACAAATGAATGCCAAATGTGTATATTAATTTTGTTTGATGACAGGCTCAGTTGTAAATAAAGTGAGTATAAGTGATTGACAATGTGCAGGAGTTCTTggttctttcactttttttattcacatttgttaatataattaattaattattgtttaattttgcCTTAATATGCAACTGCatattaatataatttatatgCGGTTTCAAGAACTTTGTCACCAACAGGAACATAAAATCCAGGAGACAATCAGTTCTAATCcttcatattttaattttgttatttgtaGTATTCAAACCAAGAGAGATTCTCGTGTTTCTTCAAGAAGCTGATACAAATCTTAAAATGCGGTCATGTGATTTACAGttacaggagagggaggagcacCTCTGCTCAGGTAAACCAGGTCCTTTAAATACAGCGAGGGGACGAAGTTTTCAGTCAGATCAGACTGTGTTACAGTcgacagcaggaggaggaagacgaggtGAGTACTATCCAAATCTCTGACTCTGTTTTTGTGAGGGGTGTTACAGAAAATAAGATTCtatctgtggtggattatcaaaaggtctattttaaagaatttagaagaattaaaagcagtaattcaagaagaatgggacaagattacccctcaacagtgtgaaaggctcgtggggaacatgccagccaggattagagctctactgcgtgctaatggcaggactactaaatattaatttgatggtttattttattttcattgctcCCCTTAAATTCCTAAATTTTTCAGCTTaggagcacagggagaaaagTAGATATCAAGCCCTGAGAATATCCGGTGATTTCTAATTTAACACACAGCTCACAAGTTTGAATTGTATTAGGTGAATCTATGCATCCATTAATGCAGAGTTTCGTAAAGATTTGAACCCACAAAATTTGCATTTTGTGATTCCTGATCATTAAACAGTGCCGCTGTGTGAAATTGTTGCGTTCCACCTGTCAATCAGTTTGGATTAGCATCAAGTTTTAAACCTGTTTTGAATGTTGATAGTGGGacagttttgtttacatttgaatCACAGAattttgaatgtaaatgattCCAAAAATGGAATGGAATGTTCAAAATCAAAGGCAGCAATGTATCATTCATTGGTGATGTAATAAACATATGAACGGAATTCGGTGATGTCATCAGACTTCTTTAACTAGGCACTCTAGTCAGAAGAGTGAATCAGAATTCAAATCTTACAGAACCACGGTGAGGAAAAGAACAACCGACACGCAGACCACTGATTTCAGAGGAACTTTTAgagaaacagcatttttcaGGAACAACCTAAGCCCTGATTTTTCTAAGAATGGCGAACTCTACTCAAAACAGGACGGTGCCTACCGCGCCAACATACTTCGAATACTGGAGGATGCACAACTCACTCAAAAGACTAATTGGTCATCTTCGAAAACAGTTGAGCATGGAATACAACTGGAGAGTACGGGTCAGCCAAGAGTTGgaggacacaaaacaacaactgtcCAACCAAGAACGCCTTAAGGAACTGTTTATtagtaaagaaaaagaagccaAAAAAGAGCTTGAGAGACTGTGGAACTATAGTGACAAAGATAAGATCACAGCTCTCCAGGACGAGCTAAAGCTCGCCGCTGAGCTGAAAACGGAAAAAGAGAACCACGAAGTTCTCCAGAAACAACTTAAGCTCAGCCTGGAAAAGCTCGccgctgagctgaaaacagagaaagagaaccacgaacttctccagaaccaacttaagcttGACAAGGAAAAGCTCgctgctgagctgaaaacagagaaagagaaccacgaggttctccagaaccaacttaagcttGGCAAGGAAAAGCTCaccactgagctgaaaacagaaaaagagaaccACGAAGTtgtccagaaccaacttaagctcagcctggaaaagctcgccgctgagctgaaaacagagaaagagaaccacgaacttctccagaaccaacttaagcttGACAAGGAAAAGCTCgctgctgagctgaaaacagagcaaGAGAACCACGAGGttctccagaaccaacttaagctctGCAAGGAAAAGCTCgccactgagctgaaaacagagaaagagaaccacgaacttctccagaaccaacttaagctctGCAAGGAAAAGCTCgccactgagctgaaaacagagaaagagaaccacgaaCTTCTCCAGAACCAATTTAAGCTTGACAAGGAAAAGCTCgctgctgagctgaaaacagagaaagagaaccacgaggttctccagaaccaacttaagcttGGCAAGGAAAAGCTCaccactgagctgaaaacagaaaaagagaaccACGAAGTtgtccagaaccaacttaagctcagcctggaaaagctcgccactgagctgaaaacagagaaagagaaccacgaacttctccagaaccaacttaagctcagcaaggaaaagctcgccgctgagctgaaaacagagaaagagaaccacgagGTTCTCCAGAAACAACTTAAGCTCAGCCAGGAAATGCTCAccgctgagctgaaaacagagaaagagaaccacgaagttgtccagaaccaacttaagctcagcctggaaaagctcgccgctgagctgaaaacagagaaagagaaccacgaacttctccagaaccaacttaagcttGACAAGGAAAAGCTCgctgctgagctgaaaacagagaaagagaaccacgaggttctccagaaccaacttaagcttGGCAAGGAAAAGCTCaccactgagctgaaaacagaaaaagagaaccACGAACttctccagaaccaacttaagctcagcaaggaaaagctcgccgctgagctgaaaacagagaaagagaaccacgaacttctccagaaccaacttaagctcagcaaggaaaagctcgccgctgagctgaaaacagagaaagagaaccacgaaCTTCTCCAGAAACAACTTAAGCTCAGCCAGGAAATGCTCAccgctgagctgaaaacagagaaagagaaccacgaagttgtccagaaccaacttaagctcagcctggaaaagctcgccgctgagctgaaaacagagaaagagaaccacgaacttctccagaaccaacttaagctcgGCCAGGAAAAGCTTGcagctgagctgaaaacagagaaagagaaccacgaacttctccagaaccaacttaagctcagcCAAGAAAAGCTCGccgctgagctgaaaacagagaaagagaaccacgaaGTTGTCCAGACCCACCTTAAGCTCAGCCTGGAAAAGCTCGccgctgagctgaaaacagagaaggagaacCATGAGGTtgtccagaaccaacttaagctcagcctggaaaagctcgccgctgagctcaaaacagagaaagagaaggtggaggaagagcaggagcaGCCTGTGGAACATGAGAATGACCTACCCCAAGCAGAAGAGACTGAAACAGCCCCCAGGAAATCAACCTTTAAGAGATTCCGCCACTTCCTGGGCTTGCGGAAACCTCAAAGGTGGAAGAGGCCAGCGGTGCCTGCATCCACCAGCAGCGAATGAGCTGCCTCCCCCTCCATCACCCACTGTAAGGAAATTGATTTTATTCATGGCAGACATGAGGCCCGGCCAAGGCAGATGGCCCCACCATGAgcccggttctgctcaaggaaTTTTTCCTTGCCGCCGACGCCAAGTTGCATGCTCGTGGTGGACTCTTGGGTCTAATTTAACATTGCCAGAAATGCGCAGGTGTTCACTGGCGGTTCACCTGTTATTTTCCAGGCAAAaagtctgctgtgaaaacaattaattgaaTTACATCTCCTTCAGGGGTGAACAGAGGGAtcgcaaaaacaacaaagcaaaacaaaacaaaaaacacacaaatataaaaaaaaacaaaaaaaacaaaacaaaaaaaaaataaaaaacaaaaactaaattttcTTGCATCTATCTGTTGTTCTTACTTTACacactttgtttcatttcacttaatagatgtaaatgtatatgatttcctttgtttaaaaaaacaaaacaaaaacaaacacaagcaaacaaaaccaCTCTAAACTAGGGTTCCACATTGTACCGGTTTCACTTGCATTTTCAACCAAAATCAAATGTGTGCcagctgtaaaatgtatttaggtTAATAAGGCAACAACAATGATGAGGTGGTGGAAAAGTTTTCTCTGGAattgcctgaaaaaaaaaaattaaacaagttaattaattgtcaaaatagttgatcagataatcagttaatcaacaTTGCAGCGCTATTTTCAAGCACGTCATGTAGCTGATGTTAGCCTTAGCAGCTAGTTAGTAACTGCAATTGAGTCATTGCTGCAAGAATTTGAATCTGCGCCTGTTGCCGTTCAGAAATGGAAAGCTTTACCGGTCTAATGGTAACTACAGGTGTAATGTATTCGCTCAGTCATAGAAACCATCCAAAGGTCTGCTCAGTTTCAGAAAATTATAATTGCACAGAAACAGATTGTCagccactgttttctgtttaaggaagtcatttttcttctgtgaCGCAGAGTTTACACAGTGGATAACCAGCATGAGTTTAGAGAGCAGGGTTGACTGATGATGATACAGCAGCTATGTGATGAAATACCTtcttaaaatataataaaattttACTTGGTTGAAATAGTAAATCCTCTTAAAGTTATATGAGTGCTATCAAAAAGGTCTGAAGACTGACCTGAAGCTGAAGCTCTAGAAATATGATTTttggacacatttaaaaatcaaaataatcaaaatctatacatgttttaaaaatatttttagaccaCTTTTTATAAGGttttagatttctgtttttaaggttttatgCTCTCTAGGCTTTATTGTCAAGGTTTCAGACTCAATTTACAAAATTAAATTCCTGAGTTTGTGTAAGATTAATGTCAAGATAAATATCATGGGTAGAAACTTAGgttgcagtgttgttgttgtcatcagAAAAAGAGATAATTTTGTGATCTGGTGCCCTCTAGTGTCTGTGAAACTTTTTGAAGTTTTCATTTCCAGGAAATCAAATGTcctttgattgtgtttgagaATGATGCTGAGTTGATTTTAACTTCtctgaaaataactgaaaattaAGATTTACCTTTATTTACCTGtaagaattaaaaaatatcaagggtcaaaatcaatcaaaaaaaaaaaaaaaaaactgaacaaaaatattttacaggcCACAGTTTTGGGACTTAAACATCATACAGACAAACTATGAATCATAATGTCTTTATAATATAACCACAGATGGAGTGAACTTAGATCTTTATTGTGGGAAAGAAACAACTGAAAGGTCGACTACATGAAGCTAAAGGCCTGTTGATCACGTTTACAGGACATGATGAGggtgaaagttaaaaaaaacaaaaaaaataacagaaaatggcacaaaatatttctattaatcaaatatttgagaagagagagggggtaGATGTG
The Lates calcarifer isolate ASB-BC8 unplaced genomic scaffold, TLL_Latcal_v3 _unitig_1456_quiver_1943, whole genome shotgun sequence genome window above contains:
- the LOC108889096 gene encoding synaptonemal complex protein 1, whose translation is MANSTQNRTVPTAPTYFEYWRMHNSLKRLIGHLRKQLSMEYNWRVRVSQELEDTKQQLSNQERLKELFISKEKEAKKELERLWNYSDKDKITALQDELKLAAELKTEKENHEVLQKQLKLSLEKLAAELKTEKENHELLQNQLKLDKEKLAAELKTEKENHEVLQNQLKLGKEKLTTELKTEKENHEVVQNQLKLSLEKLAAELKTEKENHELLQNQLKLDKEKLAAELKTEQENHEVLQNQLKLCKEKLATELKTEKENHELLQNQLKLCKEKLATELKTEKENHELLQNQFKLDKEKLAAELKTEKENHEVLQNQLKLGKEKLTTELKTEKENHEVVQNQLKLSLEKLATELKTEKENHELLQNQLKLSKEKLAAELKTEKENHEVLQKQLKLSQEMLTAELKTEKENHEVVQNQLKLSLEKLAAELKTEKENHELLQNQLKLDKEKLAAELKTEKENHEVLQNQLKLGKEKLTTELKTEKENHELLQNQLKLSKEKLAAELKTEKENHELLQNQLKLSKEKLAAELKTEKENHELLQKQLKLSQEMLTAELKTEKENHEVVQNQLKLSLEKLAAELKTEKENHELLQNQLKLGQEKLAAELKTEKENHELLQNQLKLSQEKLAAELKTEKENHEVVQTHLKLSLEKLAAELKTEKENHEVVQNQLKLSLEKLAAELKTEKEKVEEEQEQPVEHENDLPQAEETETAPRKSTFKRFRHFLGLRKPQRWKRPAVPASTSSE